A single Tenacibaculum sp. 190524A02b DNA region contains:
- a CDS encoding methyltransferase domain-containing protein: protein MNRHLEKRYNKTLKFVKKHIPEQSKILDLGTTNAFSDIMRKEGYNVENTKGEDLDINYEVYLDKNVDVITSFEIFEHMLAPFNILRNLKTNKMIASVPLKLWFTDAYWNEKDDWDKHYHEFEIKQFDFLLKKTGWKIKDSETWTSSDWRKIGVRPILRHFTPRYYIVYCEREEAVS from the coding sequence ATGAATAGACATTTAGAAAAGAGATACAATAAAACACTAAAATTTGTAAAGAAACACATACCGGAACAATCAAAAATATTAGACCTAGGTACTACGAATGCTTTTTCTGATATTATGCGAAAAGAAGGCTACAATGTAGAAAATACAAAAGGTGAAGATTTAGACATTAATTACGAAGTATATTTGGATAAAAATGTTGATGTAATTACATCTTTTGAAATATTTGAACATATGTTGGCTCCATTTAATATTTTGAGAAACCTAAAAACTAATAAAATGATAGCTTCTGTTCCTTTAAAATTATGGTTTACTGATGCGTATTGGAATGAAAAAGATGATTGGGACAAACATTATCATGAATTTGAAATTAAACAGTTCGATTTTTTATTAAAAAAAACAGGATGGAAAATTAAAGATAGTGAAACATGGACTTCATCTGATTGGAGAAAAATAGGAGTGAGACCCATACTTAGGCATTTTACACCAAGGTATTATATAGTGTACTGTGAGCGTGAAGAAGCAGTATCTTAA
- a CDS encoding nitronate monooxygenase has protein sequence MINRVTELFKTQYPIVQGGMIWVSGWKLASAVSNAGGLGLIGSGSMYPDVLREHIQKCKKATDKPFGVNVPMLYPDIEKIMDIIVEEGVKIVFTSAGNPKTWTGFLKEKGITVVHVVSSVKFALKAEAAGVDAVVCEGFEAGGHNGREETTTFTLIPMVKEQVKIPVIAAGGVGTGRGMLAAMVLGADAVQIGSRFAATIESSAHENFKQTIVDVKEGGTQLTLKELAPVRLVKNKFYNDVQALYQKGPTIEEIKELLGRARAKKGMFEGDLEEGELEIGQIAGLIHQIKPAKVVVDEIMSEFQKIKGEINGI, from the coding sequence ATGATAAATAGAGTAACGGAGTTATTTAAAACACAATATCCAATTGTTCAGGGAGGTATGATATGGGTTTCAGGTTGGAAACTCGCTTCAGCTGTATCTAATGCAGGTGGTTTAGGACTAATAGGTTCTGGATCTATGTACCCTGATGTGTTAAGAGAGCATATTCAAAAATGTAAAAAAGCAACTGATAAACCCTTTGGAGTAAATGTACCAATGCTATATCCAGATATTGAAAAAATAATGGATATTATTGTTGAAGAGGGAGTAAAGATTGTTTTTACCTCAGCTGGAAACCCTAAAACATGGACTGGATTTCTTAAAGAAAAAGGAATTACAGTAGTACATGTGGTAAGTTCGGTAAAATTTGCTTTAAAAGCTGAAGCAGCTGGTGTAGATGCTGTTGTTTGTGAAGGTTTTGAGGCTGGAGGACATAATGGTAGGGAAGAAACCACAACATTTACTTTAATTCCAATGGTAAAAGAACAGGTGAAAATTCCTGTTATAGCTGCTGGTGGAGTAGGAACTGGAAGAGGTATGTTGGCGGCAATGGTTTTAGGAGCTGATGCTGTGCAAATTGGTAGCCGTTTTGCAGCTACTATAGAATCATCTGCACATGAAAATTTTAAGCAAACTATTGTTGATGTCAAAGAAGGAGGAACGCAGTTAACATTAAAAGAGTTAGCTCCTGTAAGATTGGTTAAAAATAAGTTTTATAATGATGTTCAAGCACTTTATCAAAAAGGACCAACTATAGAAGAAATTAAAGAGTTGTTAGGACGTGCACGTGCTAAAAAAGGAATGTTTGAAGGAGATTTAGAGGAAGGAGAATTAGAAATTGGGCAAATAGCAGGATTAATCCATCAAATAAAACCAGCAAAAGTAGTGGTTGATGAAATTATGAGTGAGTTCCAAAAAATAAAAGGAGAAATAAACGGCATTTAG
- a CDS encoding valine--tRNA ligase, translating into MNIPSKYNAQEVEGKWYDYWMKHNYFHSEVDHSKESYTIVIPPPNVTGVLHMGHMLNNTIQDVLVRRARLLGKNACWVPGTDHASIATEAKVVAKLKEQGIDKNDLTREEFLKHAWEWKNEYGGIILEQLKKLGASCDWERTSFTMDPALSESVIKVFVDLYNKGYIYRGYRMVNWDPEAKTTLSDEEVIYEERQGSLYYLQYDIVGSDEKVTIATTRPETILGDTAICINPNDERFTHLKGKKVIVPLCGREIPIIEDEYVDVEFGTGCLKVTPAHDENDKVLGDKHNLEVIDIFNEDASLNSLGLHYEGKDRFVVRKEISKELEEKGYLIKIEQHTNKVGTSERTKAVIEPRLSDQWFLKMEELVKPAIEAVLGEDKEVKLFPKKFENTYRHWMENIRDWNISRQLWWGQQIPAYYYGEGKNDFVVAENIDDALKLAKEKTNNESLTADNLRQDEDALDTWFSSWLWPMSVFDGIRNPENEEVKYYYPTNDLVTGPDILFFWVARMIIAGYEYKDKRPFENVYLTGLVRDKQRRKMSKSLGNSPDALKLIEEFGADGVRVGLLLSSAAGNDLLFDEALCQQGKGLGNKVWSAFYLTTLWEVSDSLEQPASSRLGLEWYKTKFQQTLAEIEDHYSKYRLSDALMAIYKLIYDDFCGWLLEIVKPGYQQPIDAKTYKEVIEIFEDNLKILHPFMPFLTEEIWQSITERTPEEALIIAKYPEIKESNKELINQFDFATNVVSGIRTIRKEKNISFKESIELSVVNNEHFVKDFDVVIQKLTNTSVINYVNDKVDGAASFRVKSNEYFVPISLDNIDVEGEIKKLSAELKRAEGFLIGIQKKLSNERFVSNAPEKVITLERKKESDTLAKIETIKNSLASLQ; encoded by the coding sequence ATGAATATTCCATCAAAATACAATGCTCAAGAAGTAGAGGGTAAGTGGTACGATTACTGGATGAAACATAATTATTTTCATTCAGAAGTAGATCATAGTAAAGAATCATATACAATTGTGATTCCTCCACCAAACGTCACCGGAGTATTACATATGGGACATATGTTAAATAATACTATTCAAGATGTTTTAGTACGTAGAGCTCGTTTATTAGGAAAGAATGCATGTTGGGTACCAGGTACAGATCATGCTTCTATTGCTACAGAAGCTAAAGTGGTAGCAAAGTTAAAAGAGCAAGGGATTGATAAAAACGATTTAACTAGAGAAGAGTTTTTAAAACATGCATGGGAGTGGAAAAATGAGTACGGAGGTATTATTTTAGAACAATTAAAAAAGTTAGGAGCTTCTTGTGACTGGGAAAGAACATCTTTTACCATGGATCCTGCACTTTCTGAATCGGTAATAAAAGTCTTTGTAGACTTATACAATAAAGGGTATATCTACAGAGGATATAGAATGGTAAATTGGGATCCTGAAGCAAAAACTACGCTATCAGATGAAGAGGTAATTTATGAAGAACGCCAAGGAAGCTTATACTATTTACAGTATGACATAGTTGGTTCTGATGAAAAAGTAACGATTGCTACAACGCGTCCTGAAACTATTTTAGGAGATACAGCCATTTGTATCAATCCCAATGATGAACGATTTACACACTTAAAAGGTAAAAAAGTAATTGTTCCGCTTTGTGGACGTGAGATACCTATTATTGAAGATGAATACGTAGATGTAGAGTTTGGTACTGGTTGTTTAAAGGTAACACCTGCTCATGATGAAAATGATAAAGTATTAGGAGACAAGCATAATTTAGAGGTAATTGATATTTTTAATGAGGATGCTTCTCTAAACTCTCTAGGTTTACATTACGAAGGTAAAGACCGATTTGTAGTACGTAAAGAAATTTCTAAAGAATTAGAAGAAAAAGGATACCTGATAAAAATAGAACAGCATACTAATAAAGTTGGGACCTCTGAAAGAACGAAAGCTGTTATTGAGCCAAGATTATCAGATCAATGGTTCTTAAAAATGGAAGAGTTAGTAAAACCAGCCATTGAAGCAGTTTTAGGAGAAGATAAAGAAGTGAAGTTATTCCCTAAAAAATTTGAGAATACTTATCGTCATTGGATGGAAAATATTCGCGATTGGAATATTTCTCGTCAGTTATGGTGGGGACAACAAATTCCAGCTTATTATTATGGAGAAGGTAAAAACGACTTTGTTGTAGCTGAAAATATTGACGATGCACTTAAGTTAGCAAAAGAAAAAACGAATAACGAATCATTAACAGCTGATAACTTACGTCAAGATGAAGATGCACTTGATACTTGGTTCTCTTCTTGGTTATGGCCAATGAGTGTTTTTGATGGAATTCGTAATCCTGAAAATGAAGAAGTTAAGTATTACTATCCTACTAATGATTTAGTAACGGGACCAGATATTTTGTTTTTTTGGGTAGCACGTATGATTATTGCTGGATATGAATATAAAGATAAACGTCCGTTTGAAAATGTATATCTAACAGGGCTGGTACGTGACAAGCAACGTCGTAAAATGTCTAAGTCATTAGGGAATTCTCCTGATGCGTTAAAACTTATAGAAGAATTTGGAGCAGATGGAGTTCGTGTAGGGTTATTATTAAGTTCTGCTGCAGGAAATGATTTACTATTTGATGAAGCTTTATGTCAGCAAGGTAAAGGTTTAGGGAATAAAGTATGGAGTGCTTTTTATTTAACTACACTTTGGGAAGTTTCAGACAGTTTAGAGCAACCAGCATCAAGTAGATTAGGTTTAGAGTGGTACAAGACTAAATTCCAACAAACTTTAGCAGAAATAGAAGACCATTACAGTAAATACCGTTTAAGCGATGCGCTAATGGCTATTTATAAGCTAATTTATGATGATTTTTGTGGTTGGTTATTAGAAATAGTAAAACCAGGATATCAGCAGCCAATAGATGCCAAAACTTATAAGGAAGTAATTGAAATTTTTGAAGATAATTTAAAAATATTACACCCTTTTATGCCATTCCTTACTGAAGAAATTTGGCAGTCTATTACAGAGAGAACACCTGAGGAAGCACTAATAATAGCAAAATACCCTGAGATTAAAGAATCTAATAAAGAATTAATAAATCAGTTTGATTTTGCTACTAATGTAGTATCAGGTATTAGAACTATTAGAAAAGAGAAAAATATCTCTTTTAAAGAATCGATAGAGTTATCAGTAGTAAATAATGAGCATTTTGTAAAAGATTTTGATGTAGTTATTCAAAAATTAACCAATACATCTGTAATTAATTATGTGAATGATAAAGTAGATGGAGCTGCTTCTTTTAGAGTAAAATCAAATGAATACTTTGTGCCTATTTCATTAGATAATATAGATGTAGAAGGAGAAATAAAGAAACTAAGTGCAGAACTAAAAAGAGCTGAAGGATTCTTAATAGGTATTCAAAAGAAATTATCAAATGAGCGTTTTGTGAGTAATGCGCCAGAAAAAGTAATTACTTTAGAACGTAAAAAAGAATCTGATACACTAGCAAAAATTGAAACTATAAAAAATAGTTTAGCTAGCTTACAGTAG
- a CDS encoding DUF1573 domain-containing protein: MKTILSFVAILFIALSVNAQEFKFETETINYGKIAVGSDGKRVFEFTNVGDAPLIIKDIKSTCGCTVPKKPEKPIMPGEKGQIEVSYDTKRIGGFSKQITVTSNAKKERVFLKIKGFISKKAVPAKDKSMVSSGESN, encoded by the coding sequence ATGAAAACAATTTTATCATTTGTAGCTATTTTATTTATTGCTTTATCTGTAAATGCTCAAGAATTTAAGTTTGAAACGGAAACAATCAATTATGGAAAAATAGCTGTAGGTTCTGACGGTAAGCGTGTATTTGAATTCACAAACGTAGGTGATGCACCTTTAATTATTAAAGATATTAAATCTACTTGTGGTTGTACAGTACCTAAAAAACCAGAAAAGCCAATTATGCCAGGAGAAAAGGGACAAATTGAAGTTTCTTATGACACAAAAAGAATTGGTGGTTTCTCTAAGCAAATTACAGTTACTTCAAATGCTAAAAAAGAAAGAGTATTCTTAAAAATTAAAGGATTTATTTCTAAAAAAGCTGTTCCTGCTAAAGATAAAAGCATGGTATCTAGCGGAGAAAGTAACTAA
- a CDS encoding ADP-ribosylglycohydrolase family protein yields MTKAERFEGCILAGAIGDAWGSGFENQFEYEDDTFYLVGNPRVKTPSWGLTDDTQLTLATIEAVVGNKKVVPELVADKFVTYYKQGKLRGIGASTLKSFQELSIGGHWSQVGRRGEYAAGNGAAMRIAPLAFTDCSYKEIRDVCLITHHNDEAYIGAKCIIVAIREVLKGNWNGQTNLIDLIINQIPDTRVRDRLIEVSNIDSLDEIGKLGNNGYVVNSVPLAIAAANKVLKIGMEEMYLQLIKIGGDTDTNCSMAGQIAGTLVGKKGIPDNLINKLKMISNYEWIENSVKLYKDKFKRL; encoded by the coding sequence ATGACAAAAGCAGAAAGATTTGAAGGTTGTATTCTAGCTGGAGCTATAGGAGATGCTTGGGGTAGTGGGTTTGAAAATCAATTTGAATATGAAGATGATACCTTTTATTTAGTAGGGAATCCAAGGGTAAAAACACCTAGCTGGGGATTAACCGACGATACTCAATTAACCTTAGCAACTATAGAAGCAGTAGTAGGTAATAAAAAAGTTGTACCTGAGTTAGTAGCAGATAAGTTTGTAACTTATTATAAGCAAGGAAAATTAAGAGGGATTGGTGCTAGTACATTAAAATCTTTTCAAGAACTAAGTATAGGCGGACATTGGAGTCAAGTTGGAAGAAGAGGAGAATATGCAGCTGGAAATGGTGCAGCTATGCGTATAGCTCCTTTAGCTTTTACAGACTGTTCTTATAAAGAAATAAGAGATGTTTGTTTAATAACGCATCATAATGATGAAGCTTATATAGGAGCTAAATGTATTATAGTAGCTATAAGAGAGGTTTTAAAAGGTAATTGGAATGGACAAACTAACTTAATAGATCTTATAATTAATCAAATTCCTGATACTCGGGTTAGAGATCGATTAATAGAGGTTAGTAATATAGATAGTTTAGATGAAATAGGAAAGTTAGGTAATAATGGCTATGTAGTAAATTCTGTTCCATTAGCTATTGCAGCAGCTAATAAAGTACTCAAAATAGGAATGGAAGAAATGTATTTACAATTAATAAAAATAGGAGGAGATACAGACACAAATTGTTCAATGGCTGGACAAATAGCTGGAACATTAGTTGGAAAGAAAGGAATACCTGATAATTTGATAAATAAGCTTAAGATGATATCAAATTATGAATGGATTGAAAATAGTGTTAAACTGTATAAAGATAAGTTTAAAAGGCTCTAA
- the mnmA gene encoding tRNA 2-thiouridine(34) synthase MnmA, with translation MKRVVVGLSGGVDSSVTAYLLKEQGYEVIGLFMKNWHDDSVTISDECPWLEDSNDAMIVAEKLGIPFQTVDLSEQYKERIVDYMFNEYEKGRTPNPDVLCNREIKFDVFMDIALSLGADYVATGHYCRKSEEVINGNPVYKLLAGKDTNKDQSYFLCQLSQEQLSKALFPIGELTKPEVREIAKEADLITADKKDSQGLCFIGKVRLPDFLQQKLKPKEGVIIQIPSDFEQYHRVIPKFESKETELAYLATKYTYKKEDGKEVGRHQGAHYFTKGQRKGLAVGGTKEPLFVIETDVETNIIYAGEGKKHKGLYRNVLFVSNEELHWVREDLALDSGEQMEVEARIRYRQALEKAVLHKVDSGVYVAFENPQSAIQEGQFVAWYLEEELLGSGVIS, from the coding sequence ATGAAAAGAGTAGTAGTTGGACTTTCTGGAGGAGTTGATAGTAGTGTAACCGCTTATTTATTAAAAGAGCAAGGATATGAAGTTATTGGTTTATTCATGAAAAATTGGCATGATGATTCTGTAACTATATCTGATGAATGCCCTTGGTTAGAAGATAGTAATGACGCTATGATTGTAGCTGAAAAATTAGGAATACCTTTTCAAACAGTTGATTTAAGTGAACAATATAAAGAACGTATTGTAGACTATATGTTTAATGAATACGAAAAAGGACGTACTCCTAATCCAGATGTTCTATGTAATCGAGAAATAAAGTTTGATGTATTCATGGATATTGCCTTAAGCTTAGGTGCTGATTATGTTGCTACTGGACATTATTGTAGGAAGTCGGAAGAAGTTATTAATGGAAACCCAGTATATAAATTACTAGCAGGAAAGGATACTAATAAAGATCAGTCTTATTTCTTATGTCAATTATCACAAGAGCAGTTATCAAAAGCGTTATTTCCCATAGGAGAGCTAACAAAGCCAGAAGTTAGAGAAATAGCTAAAGAAGCTGATTTAATTACAGCAGATAAAAAAGATTCTCAAGGGTTGTGTTTTATTGGAAAGGTACGCTTACCAGACTTTTTACAGCAAAAACTAAAGCCTAAAGAAGGGGTAATAATACAAATACCTAGTGATTTTGAACAATATCATAGAGTAATACCAAAATTTGAAAGTAAAGAGACTGAATTAGCTTATTTAGCAACTAAGTATACTTACAAAAAAGAAGATGGTAAAGAAGTAGGTAGGCATCAAGGAGCACATTACTTTACAAAAGGACAACGTAAAGGGTTGGCTGTTGGAGGTACTAAAGAGCCGTTATTTGTAATAGAAACAGATGTAGAAACTAATATTATCTACGCAGGAGAAGGCAAGAAACATAAAGGTTTATATAGAAATGTGTTATTCGTTTCAAATGAAGAACTACATTGGGTAAGAGAAGATTTAGCCTTGGATTCAGGAGAACAAATGGAAGTGGAGGCTAGAATCCGTTATAGACAAGCTTTAGAGAAAGCAGTTTTACATAAAGTAGATTCAGGTGTATATGTTGCTTTTGAAAATCCTCAGTCTGCTATTCAAGAAGGACAATTTGTAGCTTGGTATTTAGAAGAAGAATTATTAGGTTCAGGAGTAATAAGTTAA
- a CDS encoding S8 family serine peptidase yields MKKLILFYFQFLALAAIAQTEDAWVYFSDKPDASTYLAEPTKMLSQRSLDRRTKQNIALDNKDVPIDKNYYAQVKSVVGITVMAKSKWLNALHVRGTQANINALVTNLSFVEKVEFANRTLNSITKTTEIKKQAKNTTIDKFAELQTDFNYGVTNTQVTMLNANVLHKEGYTGAGMQIAVIDAGFPNVNTLDAFKRLRDNNQILGGYDFVNRSDNFYSGHNHGTNVLSDIGGYLENEFVGTAPDASFYLFTTEDVSSEGPIEESLWVEAAERADSLGVDIINTSLGYYEFDNTAYNHVYADMDGKTTFISRGAEIGASRGMILVTSAGNEGQKAWKYITAPADAPSVFTVGAVSDTEVIMPFSSYGPTADGRVKPDVLAHGGWVYIIDHNTGKPKQSFGTSFAGPVMAGAVACFWQAFPNLTYKEIMQKVRESADRYTNPTDQHGHGIPDFSKAYMVLSVEDLNQLEGIKVYPNPTQNYLVVDSNKNNLDISIFNALGSKIYTHTSTSKNIDVSKLTNGMYILQLKKGSEIQTVRFLKK; encoded by the coding sequence ATGAAAAAACTAATACTTTTTTATTTTCAATTTTTAGCTCTAGCAGCTATAGCTCAGACAGAAGATGCTTGGGTGTATTTTTCAGATAAGCCAGATGCTAGTACTTATTTAGCAGAGCCTACTAAGATGTTATCTCAGCGTTCATTAGATAGAAGAACTAAGCAAAATATAGCTTTAGATAATAAAGATGTTCCAATAGATAAAAATTACTATGCACAAGTAAAAAGTGTTGTAGGTATTACTGTAATGGCTAAATCAAAATGGTTAAACGCATTACATGTAAGAGGTACACAAGCAAATATAAATGCATTGGTTACTAATTTAAGTTTTGTAGAAAAAGTTGAATTTGCAAATAGAACATTAAATTCAATAACAAAAACGACAGAAATTAAAAAACAAGCAAAAAATACTACTATAGATAAATTTGCAGAGCTACAAACAGATTTCAATTATGGAGTAACCAACACACAGGTAACTATGTTAAATGCAAATGTATTACATAAAGAAGGTTATACGGGAGCTGGAATGCAAATAGCAGTAATTGATGCAGGTTTTCCAAATGTAAATACTTTAGACGCTTTTAAAAGGCTAAGAGATAATAATCAAATTTTAGGAGGGTATGACTTTGTAAATAGAAGTGATAATTTCTACTCAGGTCATAATCATGGAACAAATGTGCTATCTGACATTGGTGGATATCTAGAAAATGAGTTTGTAGGCACAGCACCGGATGCTTCTTTTTATTTATTTACAACTGAAGATGTATCTAGTGAAGGACCTATAGAAGAGAGTTTATGGGTAGAAGCAGCAGAAAGAGCTGATAGTTTAGGAGTAGATATTATTAATACGTCTTTAGGATATTATGAATTTGACAATACAGCTTATAATCATGTATACGCAGACATGGATGGAAAAACTACTTTTATTAGCCGAGGCGCAGAAATAGGAGCTTCAAGAGGAATGATCTTGGTTACTTCGGCTGGGAATGAAGGACAAAAAGCATGGAAATATATTACTGCTCCAGCAGATGCTCCGTCTGTGTTTACAGTTGGAGCTGTATCAGATACAGAAGTAATAATGCCATTTAGTTCTTACGGACCAACAGCTGATGGACGCGTAAAGCCAGATGTATTAGCACATGGAGGTTGGGTATATATAATAGATCATAATACTGGTAAACCAAAACAATCTTTCGGTACTTCTTTTGCAGGTCCAGTTATGGCTGGTGCTGTAGCATGTTTTTGGCAAGCTTTTCCTAATTTAACATATAAAGAAATTATGCAAAAAGTTAGAGAATCAGCAGATAGATATACGAATCCAACCGATCAACATGGGCATGGTATTCCAGATTTTAGTAAAGCATATATGGTATTATCTGTTGAAGATTTGAACCAACTAGAAGGGATTAAAGTATATCCAAATCCAACACAAAATTATTTAGTAGTGGATAGCAATAAAAATAACTTAGATATTTCTATATTTAACGCTTTAGGAAGTAAGATATACACCCATACATCCACTTCTAAAAACATTGATGTATCTAAATTAACAAATGGAATGTATATTTTACAACTTAAAAAAGGATCAGAAATTCAAACTGTGAGATTTTTAAAAAAGTAG